The genomic DNA GAAGCGTTCCGACAGTTTAATCTGATAGGTGGACTGGTCTTATTGAGATACAGAAATGGGCAGGGCGATAGTAAAACAGGTCCCTTCACCTTCCTTGGAATGAACTGCAATTTTCCCTTTATGAATATTGGTGATAATATTGTAGGTGATACTCAATCCTAGACCGGTCCCTTTTCCGGGTGGTTTGGTAGTAAAGAAGGGATCAAAGATGCGTTTTTGAATAGCCTGTGGGATACCGGGACCATCGTCTTGAAATTGAATATACACAAAGGTATTATCTGCCCACGTTTTTATCCAAATATTTCCCTTTTCACTTCGATGCTGGGATTCAATAGCTTCTACGGCATTCATGATAATATTGAGCCATACCTGATTTAGTTCACTACCGTGGGCTCGGATGAGAGGAATATCCCCGAAATCTTTGTGCACATCGGCGATATATTTTATAGAGTTCCAGGCTACCACAAGGGTACTATTGATACCTGCATGAATATCATATTCAAGAAAATCTTCACTTTGATCTACCCGAGAAAATAATTTTAAGTCTGAAACAATATTCATAATTCGAGAAAAGCCTTCATCCGATTCATGTATGATTTCTTGAATACGATTCAAGAGGTCCTTTATATGGATACAGTGTTCATCCTGCAAAGTAATTTCTTTGATAGCTATACATTCCTCAATTTTTTTAAGGTA from Treponema sp. J25 includes the following:
- a CDS encoding ATP-binding protein produces the protein DITERILHEKELWKSNLELSELNNKLQQTQSLLVEQEKLASLGQLAAGIAHEINNPLGFIKSNHQTIKKYLKKIEECIAIKEITLQDEHCIHIKDLLNRIQEIIHESDEGFSRIMNIVSDLKLFSRVDQSEDFLEYDIHAGINSTLVVAWNSIKYIADVHKDFGDIPLIRAHGSELNQVWLNIIMNAVEAIESQHRSEKGNIWIKTWADNTFVYIQFQDDGPGIPQAIQKRIFDPFFTTKPPGKGTGLGLSITYNIITNIHKGKIAVHSKEGEGTCFTIALPISVSQ